The Solenopsis invicta isolate M01_SB chromosome 3, UNIL_Sinv_3.0, whole genome shotgun sequence region GACTGTAGATAAAACTCGATCAGAAATGTATGTCGATCTCGatcgtagaaaataataaaacatcacaCAATGACATGTCCTACACGGttatacatatctataaataaatgcaaaaaaaagctATGtgatacatatgtgtgtataattatctaaaattattaatacataaaagttaGTGGAAAAACTGTAATACAATGTAACAAATCGCTCAGAACGATGAGTTGTGAGCGCTAACTATCGTCCAGCTGTACACGTGTGTTCGATCGACACGCAAAACGGCGAGAACGCCGCAGTTGTCCGTAAGACTGTAtcgtatcatgctttctctctctactcaGCGTCAAGCGATGCCATGACCCTAAGGCTCGTGGCATCGGCAACACCGCTTGGCGAGTCGAGACGGAAGAGGTAACGTGACAACACGGTGTTTGACGAGTTACAATTTAAGATAAAAGAGGAAAGCTCGAAATGAAAACATACCGCTTCCCAACATTTCCCTTCACCTCACCGCCGCGCACGACCCACGTGTACAGCGGAGGAAGAACGGAGCAATTAGATTGCGCTTCGTTAACTGAAGATAAAAATCGATGAAAAGTGCATATCGATATACCAAGTCTTGCAAAttaaacaacatattttttataaaaataaacataataaaagcatGATTTCTCTCGCATAACGTAGTCAcctttgttacaaatttatacatgttataaataattatagaaaacgttatttactatatatatatatatatatatatatatatatatatatatatatatatatgtatttgtatattcatatatgtgtatattgaACAAATGTGGCTATTATATTTTGCGTGTGCCatgcgtaaaaaattattttggggaataatttttattttttctgaaacGTTACCGAAGACGCGTAAAGTTGTCTATCTATTTAtgtttgaaagaaagaaattaaaaagtgttaCAATCAATATGTTAGATATTGTCATTATGAAGCGTCATTTACATACAGAAACATTAACTTGTGTAAGAATGAAAAACTGACAATGAGAAATAGAATTTCGTATGAAGCTGCTTGTGTAACAGAAATACCCAAATTGAAGACAAGACCAGCGGCAAGACGCAGTGGTGTAGCGGTTAGCCCGTCGGACTGTCACGCCGTGGGCCAGGGTTCGAtcccagccgccgccgccgttactGTCGTCTTCCGCATAGGCCACGATAGATAGGCCTTTTTTTCCAGGATGTAATTCCTGTTCCGCCGTGCCGGTCTAACTCAGGTGTGCAATCCGCTGCCGGCTACTGAGATGTAACAATCCGCCCTCGGACTTGGGCCCCCCGAGGGTATCGCAGTGTAACTGCGATTCCCCcttttgcattaataaaaacgttataattttttttttaatacagtttaTGATGTAAGCATAGTAAAgtcatttacattttctttttcacgtATATTAAAGtagaagtatgtaaaattaatatttctgattttttatgtaaaactatATAAGTATTACTTCATATTAGTATAGCTTTGAAGCATTCTCGTAGATCAAAGCTTATTATAAAGCTCATAATCACACCGACaagattagcaaaaaaaaaagaagaataattccAAGTAAGGAgtctaaaaaaacatttcttgcataaaaatctccttttgtaaaaatattactaaaaacttgtaaaaatgaatgctgaaaattataaactaaagaaacaaaaattaaaaaattttaaagcttacaaattaaaaatctttattttcagaactactattttttattaatgcaagaaAAGACTACTCTTTTATgtcataaatgtaaataatactagaataaaatttattaacatttttataatgaaaatgggTGCATTACAATACTGTCTCTGCGAGTGTATTTGCAAGTGCACACTTTGGAACGTACATCCTGATGCAGGCGACACAAAAGTGTTTCCAAGATATTGGGCAAAGGTTTATTCTCGGCCGTCTACGTGAATAATGCTTCACATTTGTTAGGgtacaataaatgataattgtttacaaaaattggatgtaatgtttgtaaaaattacataagaataaTTACAAGTATGACAAACAAGACTTCAGAGGCTGCAAGTTTTTGAAATGGTTCACCTAAAGGGCGCCAATACGTAAGCGTGAATCTCGCCGGGCCTAGGAGATTGCGCATTGCTTGCGCAGTGGTGGGGGTAAGGTAGAGCGTGGCAGTCACACTTGCAGTCGCGTGCCGCCACGTGCCACGTTTTGTGGTGAACCGTTTTACGAGTGTGATAAAAGTGAGATTAAAAAGagaagagtgaaagagagagaaagtgaaagGGGAAAGTGatagtgagagagagagagagagagagagctgaagAAGAAAATGCAGAAAGGGAAATCAAAAGAGGCCATAAGAGAGGGCAAACTTCGTACGAAGACGACAATGACGACGAGGAAATGTAAGTAGACCTTACCCTACATTTATAGTAGTGCACAGTCGCGGTCATTagagttgcaacactttttgttcgatggtttttggaatgtagacttgctcatcgagcggcgaacgtaatttgTTAAATCTGCACGTAAGAACAAATTACGTTTGCTGCTcgatgaacaagtctacattccaaaatccatcgaagaaaaagtgttgcaactccAATGACCACGactgtacaataaaaaaaaaataaatttatttgagcCTTGTGCCTGTGCCCGAGTTGTACACGAGCGAGACAAAAAGCTATCGAGAAGAAATGGCGAGGCGTGTTAAATCTCTCATCATCCGCGACATTCGCCTCGCGGTATCTTCTCGCCGATCGACTCGCTCGAATACAACTGGActatgaattgaaaattgtcgACTTCAATAATTTGTATTTCGGCTTCTAAGAGagtcctttttttttaaatttgcacaCACCTTTGGAATAACATTAGAGTtatcagtaaaattttgaagaagGAATCCTCTCAGAAGtcgagttataaataaatatttttttatctttttctaatttttaatgtttgtgtttgtatttcagcaaaaagtGAAGGCGTCATTTCACGGTTAGTTTCGAGGGCTGAATGCGCTGGCTGtggtgatacaaaaaaaaagcatGTTTCGCCACAGCCACCGCCACCGTCACCACCACTACCGCCTCCGCCACTACCGCCTGCATCGccatcgccgccaccgccgccgcccccgtcatcatcgccgccaccgccgctgccgccgccgccgctgccgtcgcCGTCATCATCGCCACCGCTGCTACCATCGGCGGAACGTAGTCttccaaaatatattttgtcaaaCGAGTATCCCATGAGCGGCCAGCGTATGCCGACGCCGTGTCTCATGGGATACTCGCAAAATATGAGACACCGGGCGCCGCGATCACGAGCACCGCCACCGCCAGTAATAACGCACAaggtaatacaatataaatataaaaaattaaacacatgCCTACGCACACAAAGGGAGATAgatagacagacagacagacagaggggtgggggggagagagaaattttattacacgacTTGCTAAGCCGTGTAATTGCTgctaagtaatttatttaataaataattaatcctaGATCTTGCTCAAGTAAATTACTAAGAGAAATAATTGAAGCCTTACCTATCCcggaataaaaaaaagcatttgggATCTAAATAGACGTTAGGAGATACATTAAATAtggcaatataaattaataaggctgatcattaatattataaatagtacAGAACATTCTAATTTTagcaatatagaaaatattacagtagaaaaaaatcataaaaagtgcatttatgatattattagcAGCAATTACACGACTTAGCAATTCGTGtaatagaattttcaatttgtgTTATATATCCAGAAAATTCTTGTCCTAAAGTCAATGGAGttgcctatatatatatatatatatatatatatatatatatatatatatatatatatatatatatatatgaatgacTGCTTTGCTACAATCGTACACACATGCGCGCTTGCGCGTATGATAGTAACGAAAcagtgtatatgtatgtatgtgtgcgtgggtgcgtgtgtgcgcgcataTACACATACTAATGTTTCTTTTTGCAGCAAATGAAGAACATGTTTCGGCGCGCGTTGCAACAGGCGAAAAAAGAAGGTCAGTATAtgcaacgtaaaaaaaaaacggaaactTTAATATGTTTTCAACGTTTTTTGCAGGATATATTGGTGGTGCAGGATATGGTGGAGGATCTGTAGACGCGCCACCAATAAAAAATCATCCGCCTTTTACTGAGGCGTCCAATCCGCCGCCGCCCACCCAGGTGTactatccgccgccgccgccgccgtccaCCCAGGTGTACTATCCGCCGACGCCGACTCAGGCGTactatccgccgccgccgccgactcagACGTActatccgccgccgccgactcagGCGTAccatccgccgccgccgactcaggcgtactatccgccgccgccgactcaggcgtactatccgccgccgccgactcagGCGTACAACCCGCCGCCGCCGACCCAGGTGTACAACCCGCCGCCTCCGACCCAGGCGTACAACCCGCCACCGCCGACCCAGGTGTATAACCCGCCGCCGTCGACCCTGGCGTACACCCCTCCTCTGCCGACGCAAACGTACAATCCGCCGCTGCCGACCCAGGCGTACACCCCTCCTCCGCCGACCCAGGCGTACAATCCGCCGCCGCCAACCCAGGCGTACAATCCGCCGCCTTCGACCCAGGCGTACAACCCGCCACCGCCGACCCAGATGTATAACCCGCCGCCGTCGACCCTAGGGTACACCCCTCCTCTGCCGACCCAGACGTACAATCCGCCGCTGCCGACCCAGGCGTACACCCCTCCTCCGCCGACCCAGGCGTAcaatccgccgccgccgactcagGTGTACAACCCGCCGCCGCTGACCCAGACATAAATTGTGgcgatttttttgtatttttctaaataaaaattatcttaacgTACAGAAAACCAATTCATCAATTTTTCAaccttttttctatattaaaagtACATTGGAACAAAAGTACatgtaattaattcatttaattatacatacatacatacatatatacatatataattaatatatatatatatatatatatatatatatataattaatatatatatgtatatataatacaaacacGCAATACTGTTGTTTCGTAtataagacaaaattttttttatttattttcaactcgTGGATGTGAATCgcgattaacttttatcatttactgacgttctgtagctcgtatgtatgaaatgagaccagcgcggacttcagaaaactctaacaaacaacactgactgagTGTCATTCCAatcaaaaacgtaaaaaaaaagtttaacacgtaaacagctgtacgtgtaaattttgcttagcgcgcgcgcgcgcgcgcacaggcACACACGCATGCATACATATCTTTTTTCGCCAATGAAGCTCGAGATGCGTTTGTATGTGCCTAATTTTCGCATGTTACATTtatggaaattaattaatttctttaattatacatacgtatatacatacgtacatacatacgtacatacatacgtacatacatacgtacatatatatatatatatatatatatatatgtatatatgtatatatgtatatataatacaaacacGCAATACTGTTGTTTCGTAtataagacaaaattttttttatttattttcaactcgTGGATGTGAATCgcgattaacttttatcatttactgacgttctgtagctcgtatgtatgaaatgagaccagcgcggacttcagaaaactctaacaaacaacactgactgagTGTCATTCTAATCAAAAacgtaacaaaaaagtttaacacgtaaacagctgtacgtgtaaattttgcttagcgcgcgcgcgcgcgcgcacaggcACACACGCATGCATACATATCTTTTTTCGCGAATGAGGCTCGAGATGCGTTTGTATGTGCCTAATTTTCGCATGTTATATTtatggaaattaattaaattatttatttatttatttagcttGAGGCAAATTGAAAGCTGACCAATCGATGGAAAactcatttttattcatcaaaagCGACATAAACATGATCGAACCCATAAATCCTCAGGCGAGCAAGCCGCTATTTTACCGAACGCACTTGATCCGATTATAGCGCCATCTGCGAAAGAACCTATgaactacagccactgctcttcttgccatcgtttacgtgcgctaagcgaaatttggacacgtacagctgtttacctATTACACTTTTTTGTTAcgttgttgactgaaacgatacacagtcagtgttgtttgttagagttttctgaagtccgccctggtctcattttatacatacgaacTACAGAGCGTTAGTAAATGACAtaaattaaccttggttgacagatctacgagtcgaaaataaatgaatttttaactttttggtcgatttactcataaaatttaccagagcacactttgttttggtgcgtacttttattttgcaaaaggattttgcgatctgtaaagccaattcgaaaattaatgaacactgtaatggtcggtaattcccgtcagtatagcatcctcttaagaggatgctaaagtaacaagAGAACTTGCTTCGCGTTGGTACTGTAGATTTCTAGTAAGAATCTGCGGAATCTGTGAAAGCCGAACTCCGATCGCTGTAACAGCGCCAACTATACGCGAAAAATGTTACTCAATGgtaaattaccgacatttttaattttgtcttatATTACCATCGATTCAGCacataggggaaagtaggtaaattgcacgcacctaagggaaatttatcgcagtgaagtgatttttaaagttgaaatcgatacgagtacagaaatagaaactttaaacatttttttatcattatgtattgtcatattgaacaattttttatttggtaatgctatattcagcaaaaagaagcaagtggttaaacgaaaaaatttctcgggccttgggtaattgtacgtgcggttgaaTAAATGGACGCgaaggaaaaatgaggttatagcccattcttttaactacactatactgcactacactgtactagtgacactatagttgatctcacgtggtctcacgcctttcaagatggatgcgtaaaattgtcgacggcggacttgatttgataaaaaaacaattacttgatgactatttaattaaatttaataaacaatagctcaaagaacgcaggaaaaaacgtacttttgttaggtataccaaaattaaacgaataaaataaaaatacggacttattgccttattttctgaacgccaaaatcgcaagaaaaatcatgattttactttttcttattttttcaattaactacgtttttaaatgatataacatatggttatatatttaaaaaatgcctttagcctacaaatatcgtcgtgatataatttctattcatcgggaaggtgccaaaccacgaagcatacaattacccagtgcgtacaataaccctacttttccctacaggatgattattactgactgttacagcgttttaccctaagaggataacataccgacagaacactgtaatatactcagccctcgttagatgacagctgcgTCGAGCAATGCCGAGTGATACGTACGTATAAGCCgctgctaaaaaatttttctcagattacttttataatttttcaaaatgtctgtataattttatagtttttttagacttttttataagaattggaatattttttataaatacttagaatgtttatatcttttctcaaaatttttaaatgttaactatgaagtatcctaagatttctattattttttgttatataatttcagataaaatattataaaatttaaaatagttaaaagtattttataaaaattataggataAGAAATCATAGAACATTTCAGAATTGAcacgtataaaaagtttaaacagaagatgtacactttccaagtaattctgattatttccgaaaaatgttccaattcgtacaaagatttacgagaaaaacttttattagagATGTTTTAAACTATCTATTCCttctaagaaatttaaaaaaaccgcGTTTTTGCAAATAAcgtagaaatataatttcttgcagaattcaaaaacataaatttgtgtacgaaagaattaataaaatgttatgtgaCATCGCTTGTGTAACATTGTATAAGTATCACTTCACATTACTGTAAGTTTATAGCGTTCCGGAGATCAAAGCCAATTATGTACTTCAGATCACACCGACAAGATtagcaaaagaaaaattaattccaaataagattagagtataaaaaaatattttttgaataaaattttccttttgaaaaaagattacaaaagctcattttgtaaaaatattacaaaacacataaaaattacgactattttatgtcataaattaaaatcccattttcattataaaaatgttaataaattttattcttttctttaattattaatgtcattatataaaaattcataaatatttaattttacaatttaaactttaatgtatggaaaaaaatgtaaaaagaatttacaATTACTGTGCTAAatcataaattgaattaaaaaaaaattgtaacatttttataaatgcaaaaGGGAATTGCAGTTACACAACGGTATCCCCGGGGACAGATTGTAACACCTGCGTAGCCGGCGGAGGATTGTACACCTGAGTAGCCGGAAAAAGGCTTATCGTGGCCTATGCGGTGGAACTGCAGCTAAAGGCGGCGGAGGCTGGGATCGAACCGTTGCTTTCGGCGTGACAGTCAGACGGGCTAACCGCTACACCACTGCGTCCTACCGATAGTCTTGTCTTTGATTCGGATATTTATGTTATGCAAGCGACGTCACATGaaattgtattacttttttcGTACACAAGTTTatgtttttgaattttgcaaaaaattatatttctacgtTATTTGCAAAAACgcggtttttttaaatttcttacaaGGAAGTAAATAGTTTATTTGGCGGTAAATAATATGACTTAGAgagaaatatcattaattttcatACACGCTTCTACGTATGAgtattctacaaatattaataatgacacACACAggcacatacacacgcgcacgcacgcacgcacgcacacacatatacacacacacacacacacacgcacacacatatatacatatatattgaacaattttttcaataattatttataatatgtataaacttgtaaaaaaagaCTACGTTATACGACAGAATACTCATACGCGCGCGGCGGTGAGGTAAAGGGGAGTGCTCGCGGTCGCAAGCTTCGCCGGACGGTCCGACCACGGAAGCCGACGGAGAACgctctcttctctttccttctctctcaagcGGTTTCTTTTCCTCTATAGCTATCCTCTTCTGTTTAAAACCGTGAGTCGTCAAACCTTGTTGCCACGTTGCCTCTTCCGATTCGACTCGCCAAACAGTGTTGCCACGCACGGCGcactattttcatttttttcacaactaacaaggggaggatcaggtgagtcaccctgggattttgattccaatttttttagttattctgaaGACGAAAAAAACGTTTACGTTTCCCCGGCGTTTGATcaaataggccttagtttcgaaataataaatttgtgaagattggccataccgcggcgcgccatatgagccttctcGGTAACTTTTCTCTCAACCTGTACAGTCGGCTctgtgcgttaggtgcttgcttcacgatcataagatccgggtttgctcatggatgtgtgcaatatttttttttttaataagtgtatttacttatcttgatgatattgatatagtatgcaattttctaaaatagaaaatttaatttgaattcaagtaagaatatttgaaataacaaataggtaataataataataatacataagttgtttgaaatggataacatataaaggcaacgtatctaaattttcaaattgtttaatttaaaatttaattggaaataatattaacagtattttaaaagtttagtttttaaaataattaatcgtaaataagaaaaagaataaaaacaaacatctgattgtgaatgtgaatgtaaatacttttattacaaaatttaattattcaagtattgcagatttattacaaaatttaattatttcgatagGAAACAATTTCTTGGAcgataaacatcataaaaaaatttaaagcataaattttctttcaacagTTTGCACAATGAATAAATGAAGAAgaattacatatacatttattttttcgtaagtCCGGGGGGGAAGCATATTTTGTTGACGTTTTGAAACACATTTCTTTCAGGAATTAATTTCGATGCAAACTAAGCATACTTTATCTCATATCTGTAAAAGCTCTCACTGATATTTGTGAATGAATGAATATTGCGTCTTCTTGCGAAGAGAGCTGACGGTTTTGTTGTGAAACTTCAACAGAATTTTGAATTCTTCGAATGAAGTATTTCACTTCACTTGAGTACCAATATCAACGatcaaaaatttgtatgtgGCACTTACAAGTGCTAATATGACTATGCTgtgaaattgtttataattgtaaaatgtacTGCTTGCTTTTTTAGGAcactgtgaaaataattttaatattaattaattttgttattaaaatttcatatacttGTTTCAATATAATCTTACAATTATAGAAACATGCTTTCCATCCAAAGCACCGACACAATTTGGAAAATTCcatcttttatcaaaattatgggCTATTTCTCGCCATCTATTTTCAGATGGTGTAAATAGTTCTTCTGAAGAAAGACAATCCCATATAGCTTCGCAAGTTTCTCTTATTATAAGTGTCGCAGTACTTCTTTCAATTCGATAGTGAAATACTATGAAGTCCATCTCCAGTTGGCAAATAAAtgaagataaattaatttttattttctacattcTATAACTTAATCTTtataagagagaaaaattaaacTCTTGTAACGTTACGCCCTTCCGCCGCACCGCCACTCCGATTTAAGGAGTGACTCCGTTAACagccgaacgcaacgcgtaagaccgagcacgtgcacgcgcttGGCTAAGCTTGctgcgatcacgcgctaccatgtatgccgcgcgccgcgttcggcaagcaTTCCCACTCCGGTCggcccaaccgcgcgcgctgattggtacgtatgaccgcgcggaccgctatataagccggcagcgggcagccgaaATGAGATCGCttcgagccaccgatctcgcacctacttcgctcctgcgccgggtatcctcggcgctccttagcttgggtattctcaaacacttcctcgggaacgggcattctcgttccaactaTCTCACGATGAGCATACttgtcggtcctaacggctgggaatactcggtcgatcccatcctccgtccgcgacgggaatactcgtcgtttccgcggctgggtgttctcggccaataggaaccACCCGTCCCGCaagtccgttctcggggattcttgAGACCAACACCGTCGTCGGGAAGACTCGACGCCGTCCTCTGGCTCAATCCGAAAACCTGCTCcccacggggtgacaacaccccgCGGGGTGAGACCACTTAGGTTTCTAACGTCGACCGCTCTCacgtatcgcggaaccgtccgctgcaccgcgcgctgccgattccgcgatcacgaccgtccgtcgcgctggccaatcacggcccgtttaaccgcactttaagttagccgcttcacggcGACTTCGATTATTACTTCCGAGCGCATAGTGCATAATACCAGTCCTtccgtttctttagttatccgaatccgttctttggtttaaatattaagttacaccgcgaattatattctgtccgttcttttattttgcgcgggTCCGATTATTGTTCAACCGAGCGACTCTGATtattacctccgagcgcatagcgcataataccagtccgtctgtttctttctttggtttaaatattaagttacgccgcgaattatattttgtccgttcttttattttgcgcgggtacaattattgtttaaccgagcactccggtgccttattattacttgtgtatttcaattacatctgataaatatattgttacgtttgcATTATTGTACTCAACACGGAGTTCTCATTACTACCctggcatccggcgagcacatccgagcaaccgattaCGATATCCCAACGGACCGAAAGATATTCCGATACTCCCGCCGCAccggaaaagtaccagcgttacactctttaattataattaggcAAGCGTTTCCGCGTCCAGTGTGCAGGAGCCATTAACCCCCTATCCTCCAAGTGCTGTCTGGCTTGATCCGCCGTCAAATCGTCAATCCACCGAAGGAGGTCACTCCCCTCCCTCATTTGGATCTGTCGGTACTACGTGGGACGGTAATTCgtaatttcggaaaaaaaaattttggtggGTTTTTTGAGAAACGGCCGGAAAAACGAGagaagagaaaatataaaaacgagaGCCTATGGTAATCTGGTTTGATTTTACAACAAgtgattttaaattaataataaaaagaaatagaatagCTACGATAGTGGCGAAATCTATTTGTTTCTATCAATAATGACACCAAAGAGgcgagagaaaaggagaggaaaaagaagaaaaaaaaattttaattgt contains the following coding sequences:
- the LOC120357252 gene encoding proline-rich extensin-like protein EPR1, whose product is MQKGKSKEAIREGKLRTKTTMTTRKSKSEGVISRLVSRAECAGCGDTKKKHVSPQPPPPSPPLPPPPLPPASPSPPPPPPPSSSPPPPLPPPPLPSPSSSPPLLPSAERSLPKYILSNEYPMSGQRMPTPCLMGYSQNMRHRAPRSRAPPPPVITHKQMKNMFRRALQQAKKEGYIGGAGYGGGSVDAPPIKNHPPFTEASNPPPPTQVYYPPPPPPSTQVYYPPTPTQAYYPPPPPTQTYYPPPPTQAYHPPPPTQAYYPPPPTQAYYPPPPTQAYNPPPPTQVYNPPPPTQAYNPPPPTQVYNPPPSTLAYTPPLPTQTYNPPLPTQAYTPPPPTQAYNPPPPTQAYNPPPSTQAYNPPPPTQMYNPPPSTLGYTPPLPTQTYNPPLPTQAYTPPPPTQAYNPPPPTQVYNPPPLTQT